CCCCTCCCAGATGAGATCTTCACTTTCTGGAGGCCCCAAGAGCTGTCCCTCGAGGGCAGCGGTGGTGGGAGTCTCAGTGTGGTGCAGTGCCAGGCAGGGCCCCGGGCTCCCCGCCCTGCTGTGCAGAACGGCCAGTGTTCATTTTTCTCAGTCCTCCCCTAGCTCTGCCCTCCTGGGGCGGACAGCGTTTTCCAGGACAGGTTTCAGAGACAGAAGGACAAGGGCCTGCTGGGGAAGGGACAGTGGCTCCCGATGCTGGCCTTGACATGGAAAAAGCCTGGGTGTCCCAGATGTGGGCCATCTCTTCAAGGAATTTGTCATCTCCTGGGGGACTCCAGGGCCCAGAGCACATCTGCTTCAAAGGTGCTTCCCTGTGGCATTGCCATGTCCTTTGCATTTGGCAAAGTGTCTGGTCCTAgctaaaaaaatgaaacacacacaggCTGTTTCTAAGCAGACCCTGCAGCCTCTCCCTGCCCCGAACTTGGATGAGCGAGAAGCACGGAGTCGGTGTGCTGCGGGAGACCCTTCCAGCCCGGTTAGGGAACCTCCAGTAGTGGGTTCTGTGGTTGTGGGCAGTGACTTGCTGCTTCGCCCTGTAAGAGGACTGCGCTTCTCCTTCCCACTGACTTCAGGCTTGACCCTATGACAATGAACGGTGAACAGGAGCCGCATGCCCACCTTCTGGGCAGAGGCTCAGAGAGCCACCTGGTGCCTTCCCTCCCCTCTAGCAGACTGGGCTCTGCAGCCTGGTGCCCAAGCAATGCTGACTCACCGCTTGTGTGTAGAAACAAGCTTTTGTGGTTACAGCATGCTGGGATTAGGGAGTTTTGCTATGGCAATGTGAGCCAGAAAGAGCTGACTAATACAACCCCGTGCACCTGGTGGTTTGTCCAGACGAAGATGGTGAGAGTGTTTTCTGGAAAAGTCTGCAGCTGTGCGTCATCTCCTTAACAGACTCAGATCCCTTCTTCCCAAGAAAGGCAGGTTGAGCAGCCCTTGACGCAGAGTCAGGGAGGACCAGGCAAGACTTTCCTTAGCGCCCAGAGCTAGGCACAGGGGGCGGGGCTCGCAACCGGCTGTGCAGGCTGCAAGGGGAGACATCTTTATCACTCCCAGCTCCTGCTTCCcctccacacacatgcacacagcaccccacacaccacacacatacaccacatgtacacacacacacccacatacctCCCCatgcccacacatgcacacaccaccccacacaccacacacatacacatgtacacacacacacccacaccccctacacatgcacacaccaccccaCACACCAGACACATAcaccacatgtacacacacaccacccacacCCCCAcgcccacacatgcacacaccaccccacacaccacacacatacacatgtacacacataccaCCCACACCCCCAcgcccacacatgcacacaccaccccacacgccacacacatacaccacatgtacacacacacaccacccacaccccacacacatgcacacaccaccccacacaccacacacatacatcacatgtacacacacacaccacccacaccccccacacatgcacacaccaccccacacaccacacacatacaccacatgtacacacacaccacccacaccccccacacatgcacacacatacactacaCACACCACCCCACGTACCACACATGTACACCACGCAtggacacacacaccacacacactcccacacccacacatgcacacatatacacactacacacaccaccccacataccacacacacgtacacacatacacactacacacatctcacacacaccactcatatcacatacaccacacacacattacacacaccCTACCCCACATACCATACATATACACCACATGTACACACATCTAACACCACACAcgtgcatacatatacacacactacacatacaccacctgtgcacacacaccacacacacatgcaaacacacactatgtgcaccccaccccacacatcacacacatacaccacatgtacacacatacacacactacacacatcccacccacaccacacacaccactcacaccacacacacccacttacaccccacacacactacatacacaccaccccacacacacatgcacacacatacacactacacacacgaCCCCAAACACCACACATAGACACACTACACAcatctcacacacaccactcacaccacatacaccacacatacacacacactacacacacaccatccCACACACCATGCACATACATCACATGtacctacatacacacataccacacatactacacacactacacacaccacacacactacacacatatcCCTCATACCACacccatatacacacatgtgaacacacacagaaatatgagGACTCCAAATGCAGCAAAAAATGAACAAGCAGGAAACACATTTACTGAAACACCAAGGAGGAGACGTTTGATAACAGAATGCCAGGAATTCAGAATTTCCTGCTTCCAGGAATCTAAGTCCCTGGATGAGGCATTCTGAAGCTGTGCTTGCATTTATAAATCCTCCACAGCCATTCTGTGTATATTGGGCACACTTCTGGCCAGGTTCCCCCGAGTTAGCTCTTGATATATTgaaacacacactctctcacacctgcacacacactctcacatgtGCACTCACGCAACTTCACAAATACACTCACACGCccacccactcacacacacctgCTCTCACACTctcacacgcacactcacacacctgctctcacacacacacctgctctcacactcccacacacactcacacacacctgctgtctcacacacacacctgcttTCACACACACCTTCACACCTGCACTCACTCTTACATGTTTGCACACAACTCACATTCACATAAACACACTTACACTCTCCCACTCACTCAAACACACATGTATTtcccacacacattcacacaacaTACTCTGTCCTGAGTCTCTGATGCACCACACTAGGCCCAATTCTTCTCTCCTGGGCCAAAATTTCTGTGGCTGCTCTGCAGAGATGGCCTCATATGCCTGAGAAAAGAGGCTCTTACCCGAGGAGACcagcacttgaacctggaagaagGGATCGGGCAGGAAACCAGACAGACTCTCTTCCTGCAGTATTGTTGCAATCCCACATCAGTATTCTCCTGCATCATCTGCCGTGAGGTTCTCCAAGGTCACGGTAAAGGTGACGTCCCCAGGATGGTCTGTGATGACCACTTGGTCACTCCTCACCGCTCCCTCGGGCCCTCTGGTCTCCACCATTTCATGCTAAATTGGCAAGCATGGTTGTCTGCACCAGTATTTGTTAAACGTCTTGTATTTCTCTTCATACCAATACTGAACGCTCAGGGATTCCCCCACGGCGCCCATCAAGGTGCTGGGGCCATTCACAGTCAGACAGCCTGGAAAACACAAGTCCGTTTCCCCATCTTCACCTGGAAGAGTCTGGACCAGTGGAACCTTGAGTGTCAGGTCCTTTGCACGCCCAGTGTTgcctgaggctggaggagggaggagtcGGGAACCAGGGAGCTATGGGCTATTTGCAGGGGGAGACCCAAGGAGATGCCCGATGTGGGATCCTGAGACTCCAGAGGCCATGCCCAGCCTGGGTGTGCTCAGCCATCTTATAATATTAGGGGGAGGGGCTTGACCTCGGTGGCCTCAGATAGGTTCTGGGTCCCCCAGAAGTGTCAGTCCTGAGAAGAAACGCCTGTCCTCATCGAACACCAATGATTGAATGAAACCACTAAGTACACTCTGAATAAATGGATGGctggaaagatggatggatggatagacggacggacggatggatgaaataggaaaggaaataatattGAGAACCAGGAAAAACCAGAAGCAGCCCAGTACAGAGGGCAAGGAGGAAGCCGGGGGCTTCTGGCTCTGCCCCTTTCCCAAATCATCTGTGGGCCTCATACTTGCAGTCCCTGCCCATATAGATGAGGCCTCCTGCTCCCAGGTCTGGGTCACAgagagtgtgtgtgagacagagagagagtgtgtgctgGAGGGTAGTGGTGGTGTGTGGATACACTGGCAAGGATGGGGGGTTTTGGAACCTAAGCCTAACTGACCTTAAGCAAGTCAATTTTCAGCGAGATGGGGGACAGCAACATGGGAGAAGGTGGTCATCCTCTGGTCTGGGTTTATAAAATGCCCACCTGGCTCCAGAGCAGGGCATCCATTGGGATGGGGTTGGGGGTATGCTCTATTGCTCCAGTCAGGCTTCGGTCTGCCTATGGGAAGATGATGGTCCTAGAACATCTGTCCAGGTGCCTCCTTGAGCGTCCTCTGCTTTATGAAGTCAGAACCATGCAGGCACCAGGTACTCAGCTGGGAAGAGTCAGGCATAGGGCACTGAGCCTCTGTTCTTTATCCTCAGCCTCCAGTACTGAGAACTCTGTGAAGACACCTggatctcccaccaggcccagccaatgCCAAGGGCAAAATGCACGTGTCCCAGTGTCTTTTGCCATGTGTGTAGCTTCTTTCCTAGGATGGGGCTTCCTAGACACAGGTTTCCTTGATTATTCACccactcaacagatatttatttatttatttatttatttatttatttattttttgagacagagtctcgctctattgcccaggctggaatgcagtggcaccatctcggctcactgcaaactctgcctcctgggttcacgccattctcctgcctcagcctcctgagtagctgggactacaggcgcccgccaccacgcccagctaattttttttttttgtatttttaatagagacggggtctcaccatgttagccaggatggtcttgatctcctaacctcgtgatctgcccgcctcggcctcccaaagtgctgggattacaagcgtgagccaccatgccctggccaacagatatttatttgttATGTGCCAGAAACTGATGGAGATTCTAGAGATGCAACAGTGAACAAAGGGGCAAGACTGTGCTCTTGAGGAAGTTGCAAATAGGTAGATTCAGGCAATGGCCAGATGGAtaggtagatagacagacaggcggatagatagatagatagacagacagatgatagatagatatgacAGATGATAGagatggctggctggctggctggatagACAGATGGAGATGATAGCTGGTAGAGAGAGATATGTAATAGAGACAGATAGAGAGATGATAGATCAAGGAAATATGTCAACTAATGATAATTACTGTGGAGGAAAATAAAGCAGGTGTAAAGAGATAGGGTGCCAGGGTGTGTGGGAAGCTGGTGGGGCATGATTTGGGCTATCAAGGAAATATAAAGAACAAAGGGACTGTCTTATTTTGGGTTTCCCCCAAATCAGGTCCCGAAACAGGGACTTAGGAGCAATTTGTTTATAGAGAGGTAATCTCAGGAAGTACATTGAGAGAGCAGAAAGTGAGaccaggaaaggggaaaggaggtGAAATGTGATGTAATGAAGGGGTTATCCCTGTAGTAACTGGAGTCACTGGAGATTAACCCCTCTGGGCACCATATGAGAGATTGTGTAGAATGTTCCTCAGAACTGGAGATAGAATCTTCCAGGCAGAAGTCACTCCTAGGGGCATGAATTCTGTGGCCCATCTGGCCTGCTCTGCACAGGGAAATGTGTGCACTCCTGTAGATAACCTCAGGCAGAGAAGGAGAGCTTGAGCTGGGAAATCCTTGGTGGGGCCAAGACTGCCTGCAGCTGCCAGGAGCTCAAGTGGGCAAAGGTGATATGGGGCAGGGCGCCAACAGGGCTTGTTACAGGGGCTCGTCTTAGAGAGGATCAGGGAGGGCATCAGACAAGCCCTGCAGGTGGAGGGCTGGGAAGGTGGAGAGATGGCACAACAGCTTATTTTGGGGAGAGAATGCAGCATTTGAGGAGTTGGAATGGGGGCAGTGTAGTGGGACCCACGGGGTGAGAGGACTGGCCATGGGCTGAGCTTGAAGAGGTCACTCCTTGGGGTTGAGATTGTTAAGCAGTTTAAGCAAAAGAGCTGTTCTCGTGATCATATTTAATTTGAGTGAAGGTGGTTGTAAAGGAATATTTCATCCTTGAGGTTTTTCCCAGCAAGAGCTGAGTTCCCGCAGGCATCAGTGGCTGAGGGATCTGTTCAGGAAGTTGTTTCTGGGAGCCAGTTCCTGCCTGGGTTAAcatatctctcttcttctctatcCCTCACCTTCTGGCATCTGTTGGGTCCTGACACTCAAGGTTAATTCTGAGCTGAATGAAGGTTTTCAGAGGAAGTGATAGGCAAGGTAAGGTAAGCAAACAGCAGGTTTCAGAGTGCGTAGTTTGAATTATTCTGATGGGCTGGGATACAAGAGTGGTCTctagttgtctggtacctggccctggggtgaTTTAGGGCAGGGGAAAGAAAATATCCCAGACTGCAGGAGCCTGCTGAAAGGAAGCAGGTGGGGGCATGGAATTGGGAGTGGTTTGGTTTGCATATCAAAGGCAGACTTGCAGGCCAGTTGTTTACTTTCTGTAGGAATTAGCCCTGGGAGAGAGTTATTTGGATGGATATATTTGCCTATCTgagtggctaaaataaaaaaataatgattatgTAGCAGGAAGAGCTGCAGACAAagcccctcagacaccgagttaaagaaggaaggggtttattcgtCTGGGAGCATccgcaagactcctgtctcaagagccgagctacccgagtgagcaattcctgtccctgttaagggctcacaactctaagggggtccgcgTGAGAGTGTCCTGATCGATtcagcaagcagggggtacgtgattGGGGGATGCATACACAGGTaattagaatggaacagaacaggacagggatcttCACAGTGCTTTTTTATACAAATAACCGATTAGGTCGGGGTctatctttaactaccaggcccagggtatGGCGCTGGGCTGTCTGCttatggatttcatttctgccttttagtttttgcttctttttttggaggcagaaattgggcataagacaatatgaggggtgatCTCCTCCCTTAACACCAAATGCTGAAGGATGTGGTGAAACTGGATCACTCCTATGTggctggcaggaatgtaaaatggtgcaaacactctggaaaatagtttgtcagtttcttacaaaaccaaCCATGCAAGCACCATATGATCCAGTGAACGCATTCTTAGGTATTTAtctcagagaaatggaaacttatGTTCACCCAAAAACCTGTGCATGAaaattcacagcagctttattcacaatagtccTGAACTGGAAGCAAGCCAGACATCGTTTCAGGGGTGAACAGTTCAACAAATTGCAGTTCATTCCTACCACAGAATGCCACCCCAGCACTAGAGAGGAGCAAGCTATTGATGTacacaacaacttggatgaatctcgaGGAGGTTATGCTGAGCAAAAAGCTCCAATCCAAAGTTTATGTACCATATTGCTCCATTTCTATAACACTCTCAAGATGACAAAAGTACAGAAATAGATGACAAATGAGCAGTTACCAGGGCTTAGCGATGGGGGATGTGGAAAAGGAGGGATGTGGATATGAAAAGGCCACTGCTTGGACAATGTTTAGTTTCAGCTTAAAAACTCTCATCTCACCCTCTACAACTGCCCCTCCCCTCCAGCCTCCTCTAACATGTCCTCTGGCTCATGTCTAAGTGGATTTGTCACATGTGTTTGGGAAGTCATTACCCAGGAAGAGGCTCCTCTCCTGACCAATCTAACCCAGCCCTCTTGacatctctcttatttcctttaaaCACCCTTTGCAGGCAACGTCAAAAACACGCTgtcttttgaaaacataaacTTCTTGCTCTCTGAGAGCTGGAAGTCTGGGCAGAGATGAAGTGTACCTCGTTGGGACCCTTCTCCTGTGCCTAAGCCACCTGTCAGCCAGGAAGCTTGCTGATGGTGGGAGCTCTGGCCCAGACCCTTACCATGAAGAGTTGACTACAGCAGGTGGGATGGGCACTAACAAGGAGAAAGGGGTGCAGGGGCAGGAAGGGGGTGTTTCTTATCCCCACAGCTGCCTTCCCTCAGACCTTTCCTGGCACTGATTGTAGTTAGTGCTTCAAAGAGCTGCTTCCCTTGTTCACAGATAGTAAGAAGCATTGAAGATTGTCACCAAACCAAGTTCTAGCCTAGGTGAACATGTTCTGCAGGGACACTGGGTGTCTCTTCGTCTCCCAAAAGTAAGGTATTAGACAtacctgaggccaggcgcagtggctcatgcctgtaatcccagtactttgggaggctgaggcaggtggatcacctgaggtcaggagttcgagaccagcctggttaacatggcgaaaccctgtctctactaaaagtacaaaaattagccagacatggtggaaggtgcctgtaatcccagctactcaggaggctgaggcaggagaattgcttgaacctgggagggggagattgcagtgagctgagattgtgccactgccctacagcctgggtgacaagagcaagactccgccccCAACTCCCCAAAgaaaagacataactgagactaatttataaaggaaagaggtttaattgactcacacttccacttgactggggaggcctcacaatcatggtagaaggcaaaggaggagcaaagtcacatcttacacggtggcaggcaagagagagagagagcgcgtgCAGGGGAAtgcccctttataaaaccatcagatcttgtgagacttattcactatcatgagaacaacataagACATGCCCTCATGATTtatttacctcccaccaggtccctcccatgacatgtgggtaTTATGAGAGCTATAATTTGAGATTGGagggaggacacagccaaaccatagcacCCACTCTCCTTGCTTGGCCTACTTGGTCTGAGGGGACCAAGCCACTGGTTTGTTCTTCCATTTCATCGTGTTGCCCTGTCCCCATGTGGTCTTTATGTTCTAGCTACAGTGTGCATCCCTCCCCAGGGCCTTAGCACCTGCTGTTCCTCCCCCTGAATCCCTTCCCCCAGATCTTCTTACCTCTGGTTCTTTCTTATCCTTTTGGTTTCACCTCTGATGTTGCCTCCTCTGAAAGGCCTCTATGATCACCCTTTGAAGGGATCACCCCTATTGTCTTGATTATGGGCCCCTGTTTATTTCCTCCACAGTTTGCCAAATGCTGTTAATATGTTTCCTTTCGGTGGTTTCTATCCATCTCCCTTTACATCACAGCAGCATTTGGGCCAGCTTCGTTCACCTTGAATGCCCCAGCATCCAGCTACAGAGTGTGGTGACAAATGttggcattaaaaaaatacttgctgagtgagtaaatgaataaGGACTGGATGTGGCTGCAGAGACTGGCTCTGGGCAAGTGTGGCCCAACTATAGTAGCTATCTGTTGAtaaataacaaattaccccatGACTTCACAGCTGAAAACAGCAAATGTTCATTATCTCATGATTTTGAGAGTCATGAATCCAGGAGTTGCTTAGCTGGGTGTtgctggctcagggtctctcttCATTAAGTTCTAGTCAAGATGTTGGccggggctgcagtcatctgaagactggactggggctggaggatctgcttccaacATCATGCATTCACGTGGCTGGTGGTGGGAGGCCTCAGCTCCTTGCTCAAAAGAGCTGTTTGTGAGTCTTCAAGACACAGCCACCAACTTTCCCCGGAGATAGTGATCCAAGAGAGAGCTAGGCACAGTACCTTTGATGGCTTATCCTTGGAAGTCAGCCTATGGCCCATATCTATGGATCACAGAGGCCCACCCAAATACCATACAGAAGGAGACTCCTCACGGGTGTGGGTGTCTGATCTGGATGGCTGTTAGGCATGGGTAGTCATTTCCTCAAATTTTGCTAAGCTATACATTTatgatttgtattattttgtttgtatgaTATACTTccatcaaagaatttaaaaaccaaaacatgAGATTATACCTCTGAAAGTTTACTTgactttcttttttggttatagtTTATTGATCTTTTTTCCACCTAAGAAAGAGTTTACATATGTTAATCTCTCTTCCTTCTAGCTGCCTCGCCAACAGCTCTGAGAGAGTAAAGAATCTGACCAAAAGCATACAGTATAAGTGATGGCGTCAGCATTTCTCTGGCACTAATGCCCTAGAGTCTCTTCACTGGACCAGGACACTGAAGAGGACAGAGTGGCCCAGGGATGGCAAAAGGGAAAAGCAGAATCCTCAGACCCAGGAAACAGAATGAGAAGGGTGTGTTAGGTGGGGGGGGCCCAAGGCGACCCAAACTGAGAAACTCCAGGGAGTCATTGTTTTCGAAGTCCTTCCACCCaccactctctctccctcccctctcactTCTCCAGTGCCTTTTGCTTTTCAGGAAACACTTCGAAACCGAAAGCagcctgtgctgggattacaggcatgagccaccgcaccctgtgGGAATTTCTTTCTTCAACTCTCATGCCTGCACATGAGGACCTGATTCAGGAAGATCCACACAGAAACTCAGAAAACTCTGGCTGGGGAGGTCCCCCTCTCACGGGCAGAGTGACCTCTCCACAGACATTGCCTGGAGTTGATTAATTGTTTGGGTTTCAAGGCCTGCCACAGAGAAACTGAGAATACAACGCCTAAGGGGTCGGCAAGCTGCACATTCAACATCCTAGAACCAGCCACCCAGGAAATTGAGTCTCTTTCTcttgcaaaggaaaaaataatcaagCAAAGATTAAAGCCCAAAGAGAATGTCTTTCCTTGGGCTGGAATCAGAAATATCTGCTTTATTCCTCTCTGGCTTTCAGGGCCTCCCTAAGGTCCAGAGAGGCCTGGGCCACTTctatttttaagagagagagagagagagacagatgaaaaaacaagattacaaaattgtggtatattttaAATGAGGGAAGTTCACAGATAAATTTCTTGGTACACAGAAAGCAATAAAGTATAATTAATCGAGCTATAAAAAAGAAGATTGTGGCTggatgccatggctcacgcctataatcccaacagtttgggaggctgaggtgggaagattgcttgagtccaggagtttgaggctgcagggagctatgattgtgccactgaactccagcctgggcagcaaagcaagacactgtctgcAGGGGGGCGGATAAAAAAAGGACACGTATAAATGTATGGGCTAAATACTTCTGCCAACCAGCCCTGAGGTTTGTGGAAGTAAAATAAACCTCCAGACCCCACAACCACCAAGCCAAAGGGAACAGCCAAGCTGGGAACTGTTTAGAGCAAACCTGCCTCCCgttttattgctaaaaaagaTAGctactgagattaaaaaaaaaaaaaaaaagttgcatacctccctcacaatttgttcacaaggaaattccttgtgggcaaaGGACAGATGTAACTCAATGTCATCCCTTACTCTCTGAGATAAATgtatatctgattgcttcctttggaaaggctaatcagaaactcagaaaAATGCAACTGTTTGTCTCTTAACTACCTGTGACCTGCAAGCCCTCTCCCACTTTGAGTTGTTTTGCCTTTCTAGACTGAACCAATATACGTCTtacatattaggttggtgcaaaagtaattgcgatttttgccattaaaactaacgttgccaaggctggagtgcattaaaagtaatggcaaaactgcaattacttttgtaccaacctaatacacTAATTGATGTCTTATGTATCCCTAAAGTGTGTGTAaagccaagctgtgccctgaccacctcaTGTTGtgaggacctcctgaggctgtgtcgtGGATGTgcccttaaccttggcaaaataagcttCTAAAATTGAGACTTCTCTCAGATACTCTTTGGTTCACAGGTTGTACAGATAATCTAATTTAGGTCTGGCATTGGTTATAGTTAGTGCTTCAAAGACTGCATCCCTTGTTCACAAATAAGAAGCACTGAAGATTGTCACCAAACCAAGTTCCAGCCTAGGCGAACATGTTCAGTAGGGACATTGGGTGTCTCTTCCTCTCCCAGAAGTGAGAAGTTCAACGTGCGGTGTGTGTGCTGCTTCTCAATACAGCGGAAGCCATGGGCCAGAATCAGATGTGTCCTCCTCTTTCCTGCCTGGTTCCACCCCCTGCCCTGGGCACTTGTCTTTAGGGATGAAACTTGCTCTGGTCGGAACTGCCCATTGAGCTTCAGATCCTGGTTGCACCTTGGCCCCTGGTCCCTGGCCCCTTGAGTCTGGGGGTGCCTGCACTGGCCCAGGGAGCTTCTCTCCTGAGCTTTCTGCAATCTCCCATCTCCAGCCTCAGACTTGAGACAGGGCTGGACAAGGAAGCGGAGAGGGGAAGAAAGCAGAAGTGGGGCTCAGACCCTGGGAGAGGGGACTCCACCTTGTCCTACCAGAGCCTGGTGCAGCGGCAAGTGACATCTGAGAAATGACCACCAGGCATCGGGCTGCTCGACTACTGGCAGCTCTGTTCCTCCTGAATGTCTCAGATGGGTGAGTGGGCCCTGGACATGGAAGTAGGGATATGGAGAGAGGGCAGGAGGACAGAGGAGAACTGAGGAGCTGTCAGCAGCTGCCTCACCAGCTGAGCACCAGGCTCCAGGGCACAGCGCAGGTGAGTCATGTCCCACTGCATCCTCGATAGAGGAGGCCCTGGGAGAGAGGTGCCTGTGATTGTCATTGCCACAGTTATCCAATCCGAAATGCCATCTTGATGCACCACACGTACAATCATAGATACATGCACGTgaacacacaggcatgcacacacacagtgttTTCCCAGCCCACGCCCTTCCTGTCTCCATGGAAACACCCCTCCCCATTCCCACCTCTGCAGAGAGGGAGCTACTCACCCCTCAGTTCAGATTCCTGGGTGGACAAGGGCTGTCTGCCTGCCACTGTCTCCTTTACAACCCCAGGGTCCGAGAGGCCCTGACCTCAGAACATCCCTGACCCAGGCCCATCTGAGGAGAAGCTGGGACTTCAGCTTGTGTTTTCCAGCTGTTTTGCTGTGGGCGGCCCCAGCACCATAACAGACACCGCAGTGAGGATCCCTGAATGTGCAGTGTCAGTATGAAGAGGAATACAGGACTTTCAAGAAACACTGCTGCAGACAACCACTTTTTCTACTATGTAACAAGACTGTAAAGGCCGGAGAGTCAGAGGATGTGAGGAATGGCTGAGTGTCCATCAGGGACCGTCCTGCAAACCTCAGCTTCACAGTGACCCTGGAGAGCCTCACAGAGGAGGATGCAGGTGGATATTTGTG
The window above is part of the Symphalangus syndactylus isolate Jambi chromosome 14, NHGRI_mSymSyn1-v2.1_pri, whole genome shotgun sequence genome. Proteins encoded here:
- the LOC129462912 gene encoding LOW QUALITY PROTEIN: protein CD300H (The sequence of the model RefSeq protein was modified relative to this genomic sequence to represent the inferred CDS: substituted 2 bases at 2 genomic stop codons) — protein: MGAVGESLSVQYWYEEKYKTFNKYWCRQPCLPIXHEMVETRGPEGAVRSDQVVITDHPGDVTFTVTLENLTADDAGEYXCGIATILQEESLSGFLPDPFFQVQVLVSSGEAIASTKAGPIWAPRDADRAQPQPCELNWRSIWGVVLSILCIMARKDKCPRMVDPTVHFPPSPWALNGDITKRAAS